The following proteins are encoded in a genomic region of Zea mays cultivar B73 chromosome 9, Zm-B73-REFERENCE-NAM-5.0, whole genome shotgun sequence:
- the LOC103640162 gene encoding uncharacterized protein, whose amino-acid sequence MVHVEQQQQQSVHRSLGRTQVHTSTPHEQTPSKEAQLDGNVVTDLLSDPILHNMRTRRVQAASMGISESRQKQVYLISLINKGRVVAKGKLVTTDSQREILGAKLGPEYCGVLVEGLENVELGNIIDEEVPRPSNQIRTLIDAIGYVIPWPITHVKQARSSSCTHNKLVPAARGQS is encoded by the exons ATGGTTCATGtcgagcagcagcaacaacaatctGTCCATAGAAGTCTTGGACGAACTCAAGTCCATACATCTACACCACATGAGCAAACACCTTCAAAG GAGGCACAACTTGATGGCAATGTAGTCACAGATTTGCTAAGTGATCCTATATTGCACAACATG AGAACTCGAAGGGTTCAAGCTGCCAGCATGGGCATATCAGAATCA AGACAAAAGCAAGTCTACCTTATTTCACTGATAAACAAAGGCAGAGTTGTGGCCAAAGGGAAGTTAGTGACTACAGATAGCCAAAGAGAAATATTAGGAGCAAAGCTTGGACCAGAATATTGTGGGGTTCTTGTTGAAGGCCTTGAAAATGTTGAACTTGGCAATATTATAGATGAGGAGGTACCTAGACCATCTAATCAGATTCGTACACTAATTGATGCTATTGGCTATGTTATTCCTTGGCCAATTACACAT GTGAAGCAAGCTAGAAGCTCATCTTGTACCCACAACAAGTTGGTACCTGCAGCACGTGGACAAAGCTAG